One genomic window of Panicum hallii strain FIL2 chromosome 6, PHallii_v3.1, whole genome shotgun sequence includes the following:
- the LOC112898414 gene encoding uncharacterized protein LOC112898414 isoform X1, translating to MALPSHPAFASLAAACAVLVGVAFASVRGWIRPYGRTHAAGAVVSTLLGTNAFVLYTDDGPEAGGKAAAERLLIDGEDAWPLLFVVAGCVLGCVVVSVFRACVEASGRRRRRMVPLVPGRSGRAGRRATGCSWDTLVEPMLFLVSVWACVYCLPGVAGDHIAALPKGGDPAGAGIVCDHPRCQSSYVAF from the exons ATGGCCCTCCCCTCGCACCCCGCGTTCGCCTCCCTGGCCGCCGCGTGCGCGGTCCTCGTCGGCGTCGCCTTCGCGTCCGTACGGGGCTGGATCCGCCCCTACGGCCGGACCCACGCCGCCGGGGCGGTCGTCAGCACGCTGCTCGGCACCAACGCCTTTGTCCTGTACACCGACGACGGCCCCGAG GCCggcgggaaggcggcggcggagcgcctCCTGATCGACGGCGAGGACGCCTGGCCGCTCCTGTTCGTCGTCGCTGGCTGCGTCCTCGGCTGCGTCGTCGTGTCCGTCTTCCGTGCCTGCGTGGAGGCCtccggcaggaggaggaggaggatggtgCCGCTTGTGCCTGGAAGGAGCGGGCGCGCTGGGCGGAGGGCTACCGGCTGCAGCTGGGACACCCTTGTGGAGCCTATGCTCTTCCTTGTCTCTGTTTGGGCATGCGTCTACTGCCTCCCTGGCGTGGCCGGCGACCACATTGCTGCTCTGCCGAAGGGCGGGGATCCTGCAGGTGCCGGCATAGTGTGTGATCATCCAAG GTGTCAATCTTCATACGTGGCATTTTGA
- the LOC112898414 gene encoding uncharacterized protein LOC112898414 isoform X2: protein MALPSHPAFASLAAACAVLVGVAFASVRGWIRPYGRTHAAGAVVSTLLGTNAFVLYTDDGPEAGGKAAAERLLIDGEDAWPLLFVVAGCVLGCVVVSVFRACVEASGRRRRRMVPLVPGRSGRAGRRATGCSWDTLVEPMLFLVSVWACVYCLPGVAGDHIAALPKGGDPAGAGIVCDHPSPASMS from the exons ATGGCCCTCCCCTCGCACCCCGCGTTCGCCTCCCTGGCCGCCGCGTGCGCGGTCCTCGTCGGCGTCGCCTTCGCGTCCGTACGGGGCTGGATCCGCCCCTACGGCCGGACCCACGCCGCCGGGGCGGTCGTCAGCACGCTGCTCGGCACCAACGCCTTTGTCCTGTACACCGACGACGGCCCCGAG GCCggcgggaaggcggcggcggagcgcctCCTGATCGACGGCGAGGACGCCTGGCCGCTCCTGTTCGTCGTCGCTGGCTGCGTCCTCGGCTGCGTCGTCGTGTCCGTCTTCCGTGCCTGCGTGGAGGCCtccggcaggaggaggaggaggatggtgCCGCTTGTGCCTGGAAGGAGCGGGCGCGCTGGGCGGAGGGCTACCGGCTGCAGCTGGGACACCCTTGTGGAGCCTATGCTCTTCCTTGTCTCTGTTTGGGCATGCGTCTACTGCCTCCCTGGCGTGGCCGGCGACCACATTGCTGCTCTGCCGAAGGGCGGGGATCCTGCAGGTGCCGGCATAGTGTGTGATCATCCAAG TCCTGCAAGCATGAGTTAG